Genomic window (Phragmites australis chromosome 21, lpPhrAust1.1, whole genome shotgun sequence):
TCAATATCTAAAATTAGTGGATCTAAAGTATCTAACTTTGACAATCGGGTCTCTCACTTGCGCCTGGCTGCGAGAAGGGAGCGGATCCGGAACAAAGAGGGcaacgaggaggagaaggacctGGGTGCAGGGAGCGGCAGGGGTGGGGGTGAGCAGTGGAGAGGGAGCGACAATGGCAGGGGTGAGAACAAGGAACGGGGGGTGAGATCGGGGAGGCGGGGTGTGAGGGAGTGGGTAACAGCTTGCACGACTCGGGATAGGCTCCGGAGCGAAGGGACTCGTGAGTTTCACTATCAGGACAGATCATCATAGTATTTTTCATACATCACGTCATGTTCAAATCATTCGAAACAGATAACCAAACTACAATCTCTTAGAGATTTTACGCAATCCTTCGAACTAGGATGATCTGATAGAGGCGACCAATCATCCACTTAATATGTCTAGCATGTGGTTAGAACTGTGCGTACAGATATACGTGAGTCAGTGGTGTGAGTGCAGTGTACCCTAAATAAAAAAAAGCCGAGCAGCGCTCCAGCAACTCGGCAGCCGACCGACCGACCAACCAACCAACCGCAGATCCCGTCCCCCTTCCCTCCACGGCTCGGAcccctcctcctgctgctcttCCCCGCCTCGGATCCCTCCCTCCCCCGCTTCCGGATGCGGCcggggccaccgccgccggatCCGCCTATCTAgttggtgctgctgctgccgctgttTGGTTGTAGCGAGGAGGGGAAGATGACGTTCTGGAGGGACGGTGGCGGGAGCGGGGGCGGAAGTGGGCGAGACCTCAACGGCGGGCCGCCCTGCGGCCAGGTGCGCGTCCTCGTCGTCGGCGACTCAGGTCAGCCCATCCCATCTTGCCTTCCTGCGGATTTTTTTTCACCGAGGTCCGCGAGGGACTAATAACAGTAAATGTTGCGCCTTTCGTCTTGCTTAGGTTCAACTTAGTGGGATTGCCTCCACTTCAAAAAACATAGTCGGATTGACTTAAGTACGGATAGATAGGATCGCCGGCCCGATCAAGAATCGGCACGCTAGTTTTGCTGACTCGGCCGATGTGTTCTTGCACTCCTCAGTTTGGCTGATGTGTTCTTCCTTAGGATTTGATTTGACCTGTGATGGATTCGTGCTGTACTGCTGTGCACTCTTCAATTCGATACCATTTCATCTTTTTCAATCCAACACTCAAGGGTGACATGGTCCACGGATCCTTCTGAATTGACGGTGGTTAATATGCAATTCGGTTTAGCTATGAGCCCAGCTTGCAAGCAACATAATCAGTTTTGGTGCCATTTGATCTTCACGTTCACTTCCATAATGAACGGTGCCATGATCCACAGATCCTTCTAATTTAGCAGTGGTTACTGTACAATCCGGTTCAGTTATGAGCTCAGCTTGTAGGCAACATACGCAGCTTTGCCAAAATTATAGGCTGCCTCCACTCTTCGTGCTAATAGGTTGCCAAAGTTTATCAAAACCACCACAATCTCTTTTTAGGACAGCTTGGATCATGTGTAGGCTATAAGGTGTAAGCTAAGATCAGCTTATCTGGAGTCAAAGCTACTCCCGCCATTAAGCTCCCTTCCAATGAATGCAACACCTTAATTTCTTATTGTGTGATTGGAATCCATTTCGTTTGTGCTTTTCTGCCATCAGAATTTATAACTTTACATCATTGACATGGTAACTGTTTCTTCGACTTTTATGCCTTTTCCGTTGTCAGTCCTCTGTTCCTTAAAAAGTTTATGACAAAAGTATCATTCTGGGAGATGTCCCTTCATTTGTTAGAATCTCAACTTTGTGAACCCAAATAATACTTTTCTTGGACTCGGTCATAACAGCTATGCTAAAGTGTTAAGGGCTATGTTTGGTTATTCTCCTGTTAATAACATGCTGCACCAAAATTCGAGGAACTGTCTACAAGAATTGAAGAACTATATGTACGTTACTTTGTTATTGTTTGTAATAAACTATAAATTCTGGCACATACCTTGCCCTTAATATGCATCAAAATATGGTAGCAGTGATCCCTTATGCTCTCCAAAAAACTAAACATCACAAATCTTATTGTGGTACCATTAGTAATGCTGTAATGGTGCATGGGATGGTGCACATCGAAACTATAATGTGCTACAAAAACGCATTTTTGGGAGAGCAGATCATTGATGCACCTCTAAAATATGATCCATGTATCCCACAGTTACTCTTTTGTCATACATGAAGTAAATTACTACGTCCCACCTTGGGCTATAAAGGCAATTGATAAGATTCGGTGGTAATTCCTGTGGAAAGGGAGAGAGCAGGCTAATGGAGAACACTGTTTGATCAGATGGCCAAAGGTTTGCTGACCTTTAGAGTATGGAGGTCTTGGCATTCATGACCTTAAGTCTCTCGGATGGGCCCTGAGGATGCACTAGCTATGGCTACAAAAGACGGAACCATCTAAGCCTTGGGCAATGTTCACTGTACCGGTACATCCCAATATCAACATTGTTTTCTATTGCGATAGTgactgtggttggcaatggttGCAATACATTGTTCTGGACAGATAGATGGTTACATGGTCGTGCAATTGCTGAGCTTGCACCCCACCTCTTTGCCTTGGTTCCAAAATGATGGTCCAGTAGTCGCCGCACCGTCCAGGAGGCCTTATTGGAGCATCAATGGATACGAGACATTCGCGGTGCTCCCTCGGTGGTTGCTTTGGCCGAATACCTTGATGTATGGGACTTACTTTCAGAGGTTACGCTTCAGCCGGAGGTGCAGGATGAGCACATATGGAGATTCTCAGAATCGGGTATATATTCAGCAAAATCAGCTTATATGGCATTCTTCCAAGGGGCTGTCTATTTTGAGCCTTGGCAAAATATTTGGAGGTCTTGGGCTCCAAGGAAGTGTCAGTTCTTTCTCTGATCAGGAAATGGAGACCATCCAGCACATCCTGACCTCTTTTGTGTTTTCTAGACAAATTTGGTGCTCCCTGTTCAGAAGATTTTGCCTCCCGGATTTCACTCCACAGCCGGACAACAAAGTATTTTGGACATGATGGTTTAGATTCAGCAATACAGTCAACAAAAGATTGGTCGACGGACTAAATTCGCTTGCCATTCTTGGGGCTTGGATGATCTGGAGGCACCGAAATGAATTTGTGTTCAACGGTGCATCGCCTAACATTCAGAAGGTCCTGCTGCTAGCCAGAGAGGAAGCTCAGCTCTGGATGATTGCAGGAGCCAAGGTCCTTTCGCATTTAGATGCTGGTTAATTCCTGAGCCTAACATTCAGAAGGTCCTCGTGTAGCGTGCTGGTCGTGTGTCATGATTTTGTGGTGCGTCTAAACAGTTTGTGTGTGTGGGATGTGTTTGTACCATAtaattttcttcattttcttaatgcaatgatacACAACTCTCCTAcatattcgagaaaaaaatactATGTTTAATGTGATTATGGATAAGTATTAATTGAAATGATATTATTAAAGAATACGTATTTAATATTGTTTAATTGTGTGGGAGTTTGGGTGATGACCATGTTCCTTAATTTTTCACAGGTGTGGGGAAATCATCCTTGGTACATCTCTTGTTAAAAGGTCCTGCAGTTGCTCGACCAGCCCAAACAATTGGATGCACCGTGGGTGTTAAAGTAAGTAATGCTGTGGCTAACCTCCATTgctttgaattttgaaatatattCTCTCATAAGCTTTAACTTCCATCATTTCAGCATATTACTTACAGCAGTCAAGGGAGTTCGTCTAATAGCATCAAGGGTGATGCCACTGATGCTGAAAGGAACTTTGTTGAGCTTTGCACACGAGTGCGTAGTGTGGGTGCAAGGCACCATGGGTGGTTGCAAGCCAGCCAGGGTTTGATCCCTGGCAGCCACAATTTAGCATCCAAAGAATGCCAAGGTCTCCCCTCAAACTTTTTGCGAACAGGCATGGAGCCTGGTGGCAAAACTCCAAGGTGGGAGCTGAGCCGGTGGGATTCGATCCCCTGTCCTGCACCCAACCCCGGGCCTCCAATGAAGTGTATCCgcattgttaaaaaaaactttgttgAGCTTTGGGATGTTTCAGGACATGAGCGTTACATCcgctacacttagcacaaattcacatctagtacaagaaagtgcaaagaacatataagtgaagttTGCTAACataattatcttacaaaatactatgcaatgcaaatataataaaagtaagatagagtacgTAAAAGGCAACTTTTCCTCACATATTGCTATAGGGATGTTACATACCAAGCTCTCTTTAGAAAGgtaaatcttgttgcatctagaggcttgataAAATGTCGGCGAGCTGgtgttaagtatatatatagcttaactcaatgtctcccttctcattatggttaTAGAGTGTTAAACTAGGTTATTGGTTAAACTTATAGCACTGATGTTGTCACATAAAAAGTGGCACGCTCCTGAAATCTAACCAAAATCTCTTAAGGTAGTaatcatccataaaatctgtgagTAACAggtagcagcagctacatatttagcttcatCAGTAGATTACGCAATGCTAGACTACTTGCGAGAAGATcaacacataagagaagtacccaagaaatgacaagtaacagaggtactcttcctgtcaattatacaactagaaaaatccgcatccgaaaagctacgaagagaaagcgaagaggatgcagaaaaccaaagatcatactcgagagtgtgttGAGATAtctcagaatgcgtttcaccgcatggtggtgagacgtcctcggtgaagcctggaagcgagcacacaattAGACGGCAAAGTGAATGTCAGGTCTTGTCACCGTCAGGTACAGTAGGGAGCTGATCATGTTCCTGTACTcctgctggtccacctccttaccatcttcattcggatcaagcacggtcgaggtagctaTCAGTGtcgccaatggctttgcatcgctgATGTCgtcgaacttcttcaacaaatccttggtgtactttgtttggtggacgaatgtaacttacttgtattgcttgatttgcaacctaaggaagaagttgagctcactcatcatcgacatctcgagctccctactcatagtttcttcAAACTTGGTCACAAGTGCGTGAGAAGagccataaaaaataatatcatccatgttaatttgaacaagtaagaaatcattaccATGCCTGAgagaacaaagttttatcagctaaCTCATTCACATACCCATGTCTTAGCAAGAAAAACCTAaatctatcataccaagccctaggtgcctgcttaagcctatacaaatctttttgaagtttgtatactctatgagggtatttagAATGCTCAAAGTCTAGGGGTTGCTTgatatagacctcttcctctataaaaccatttaggaaagcacttttgacatcaatttgatacaacttgaaatctcGAGATGCCGCAAAtgtaaggaggatcctaatagcttctaacttagctactggtgcaaagatATGttcaaagtctatcccctctacctgagtgaaaccttgagctacTAGTCTAGTCTTACTtcttactacaaacccatcctcccttgtttgtttttgaaaatattttagttcctatggtgtgaacatttggggtggCTCTACTAGGATCTaaatttggtttctctcaaagttttcaagctcttcatgtaTGGCATTGAGACTCAAAAGGAGCAACAAATACataatcagtgaaatgagcataaaAAACAGATTTGTACCTCGTTACCCTCTGATCAAGGTCGCCGATCATCATCTATGGAGGATGTCCCTACTGAATGCGTTGAGAGGCTTCGTGCTGCGAGATGACCTCCTCCTCAAACACTGCTTGTGCAGGCTCAAaagtagctgaagtggaagtagaagcTGCAGAATCCTCTGCCGGTATCGAGGAGGtaggaaccagctcgggagcgagtgtagtagtaggaagtagtggatcatcctcgtcatccccgTAAGCCGGAAGGTCGTCGTCTAAAAAAGGCTTTTGCTCATCTTCTGATCACCTACACAGTCAAAGACAGGGCTAGCATAAGGGGTTAattcatcaaatgtcatatCACGAgactctatgatggtgttagtgtcaagattaaagaccttgTAAAAATGATCATGAAAAGAATACTCTAAGAAAATGCCatcggaagaacgcgactcgaacttgtcaagattgccacgttttaggatgaagcactatcggtgtatcaggaaccggggtccctgagtcctgaggccaggccagccgtccgccaagTGTCATCATCCCATGAGGTCCCTCTTGCAAAgtgaggaaagtccaagttccgggagaaggtgctcggggccagtctctggtccccgagtaccccagttcctcgatgacccgcagagtctaagtaccgggaagaaagtgctcggggaggtgccccatctctcccgagcaccctagtcccccgatgatcagaagggctaagttccgggagagagtgctcggggactgcgcgtagtagtccccgagcgcgcggttccccgagggccagtgcgaaagtgctcgggagagagtgctcggggctgcacgtggcagcccccgggctctcggttccccgaaagatctgtgcgaaagtgctcgggagagagtgctcgggctgcatgtggcagcccccgggctctcggttccccgaaggttcgtacaaagataggcattcccgggagagagtgctcggggaggtgaacagtacccctgagtactcggttccccgacaacccagagaggcccccgaagggcccaccgatgaggtgtccgcctgtcagaggtccaaggccgcattaaatgagcgcgcgtagcctgac
Coding sequences:
- the LOC133904144 gene encoding uncharacterized protein LOC133904144; the protein is MTFWRDGGGSGGGSGRDLNGGPPCGQVRVLVVGDSGVGKSSLVHLLLKGPAVARPAQTIGCTVGVKHITYSSQGSSSNSIKGDATDAERNFVELCTRVRSVGARHHGWLQASQGLIPGSHNLASKECQGLPSNFLRTGMEPGGKTPRWELSRWDSIPCPAPNPGPPMKCIRIVKKNFVELWDVSGHERYIRYT